The DNA sequence CTCGTCGGGCTGTGGCTGCGTCTGCGGTGGCGGACTCGGCACGAGCATGTACAGCGCGAGCACCTCACCTCGTTGACCCGGTCGATCGTGCAAGGTGGTCAAGGGGAGGTTGTGGAGCAGCGGCCCGACGGACACAGCGTCCGCATCAAGATCACCAGGAGTTCGGGGGAGAAGAGCGCGGCGTGAGTATCCATGACCGTGCTGCTGAGCGGGCAGCGGCCACCCGGGCTTTTTCTGCGTTCTACCGTGACACCATCAAGCCGTTGATCGCGTATGTGGTCGTCAGCGGCGCGCCTGCGGCGATCGCTGCGGAGATCGCCCAGGACTGCATGATCGAGCTGTTCAAACGGTGGGAGCGCGTCAGTCATCCGCGGGCCTACGTCTACAAGGCTGCGGCACGGATGTGGGGCCGTCGGGCCGCGAAGGTTCGGATGGAAGCGCCCCTCGACGCGCTACCCGAGCCGACGTCGCTGGTGCCCAAGCCCGATGCGCTGGCGGAGTTCGAAACCCGGCACGAGATGCTGCAGGTGCTGAAAGCCCTGCCCCCACGGCAACGGCAGGTCCTGCTCTTGACCCTTCAAGAATTCACTCCGGCCGAGATCGCAGAGCAACTGGAGCTGGAAGCAGGAACGGTCCGCGCCCACCTGATGAGAGCCCGCCGAGCCGCTGCTGCCCGCTTCGAGGAGGGGGAGGAGGAGCAGTGACCGACAACCAGCGCGTCTACCTGCACGCGGAGCTCGAGGGCCAAAGCAATCAGCCGCTGGTACGTCCGAAGGCGAGGACCGGCGGCCGGACCCGGCCACGCTACCAGGTCGCTATCGAGGCCCTGGTGAGCACAACGGCCGACCCTGCTCACGTCGCAGAGCTGCATACCAGCCAGCAGCGCATCTGCGACCTGTGCCGGGAGGCCAAGTCGGTGGCCGAGGTGTCGGCGCTCCTGTCGATTCCGCTCGGAGCCACCCGCCTCCTCGTCGCCGAACTCGCTGCGGCTGGCCTGGTGGCCGTCCACCAGG is a window from the Streptomyces luomodiensis genome containing:
- a CDS encoding RNA polymerase sigma factor, whose protein sequence is MSIHDRAAERAAATRAFSAFYRDTIKPLIAYVVVSGAPAAIAAEIAQDCMIELFKRWERVSHPRAYVYKAAARMWGRRAAKVRMEAPLDALPEPTSLVPKPDALAEFETRHEMLQVLKALPPRQRQVLLLTLQEFTPAEIAEQLELEAGTVRAHLMRARRAAAARFEEGEEEQ